One Triticum dicoccoides isolate Atlit2015 ecotype Zavitan chromosome 5B, WEW_v2.0, whole genome shotgun sequence genomic window carries:
- the LOC119307295 gene encoding uncharacterized protein LOC119307295 isoform X1, giving the protein MKGLREGDPICISDSEETVQMETNGLSLKTQEIESKRKWETAADLSRRFCSNQHESPWEGGTAKHIACHSSGYQGHSSQEWPPWNDGSLTTTLGEVLTPDKSSPIFIACKTKNPRKRRICFTCREEGHYDRQCPQKLRAKSANLSKVVEEWPPRNDGSLTTSLGRQSCNQHKSPWEGGTTEHIACHSSGYQGQYSQEWLLWNYGLLTTLLRWQKDFRFFSNQHESPWEGGKTEHIACHSSGYQGHYSQEWPPWNYGSLTTSLGKQKDFHFCSSQRESPWEGGKTEHQDKMIGIITCLVCGKEGHYSCDCPFKDQEHKVICTLCSKNGHCSMWCCQQNKSESRACTRCGEIGHSASTHGLGCSSCDEYHLDGECRLSEVKCFICECQDHYLAQCPLNFQGALRLALSKRGSTSSTPAKCSAKSEGKVLRADGSSPVCFTCREEGHFAFQCPQNSPSLSEEFEESSTISTAVNLSKEVEDQDPGTAKQSSEMKPILYDRCCPSKAKVLNPNKSSPIVRTCKTKTEGEKRMCFTCREDGHYARMCPQRFGAISGNTSKEVEESSTIATSSDMSKVLEEQDPGTAEHSSEMKWVLRCVSCGQEGHRARSCPTRVFICSLCNEEGHKAKKCPQKRQKR; this is encoded by the exons ATGAAAGGTTTGAGGGAAGGCGATCCGATATGCATCAGTGACAGCGAAG AAACAGTTCAAATGGAAACCAATGGATTGTCTCTCAAGACTCAGGAAATCGAgtcaaaaagaaagtgggagacagCCGCAGACCTCAGCCGCCGCTTTTGCAGTAACCAACATGAAAGCCCATGGGAAGGCGGTACAGCGAAGCACATCGCATGCCATTCCTCTGGGTACCAAGGCCACTCTTCGCAAGAGTGGCCTCCATGGAATGATGGTTCACTCACTACCACGCTAGGAGAAGTACTGACCCCCGACAAGTCTAGTCCAATATTCATAGCATGTAAAACAAAAAACCCAAGGAAGAGAAGGATATGCTTTACATGTCGTGAAGAAGGTCACTATGACCGTCAGTGTCCTCAAAAGTTAAGAGCTAAGTCTGCCAACCTGTCAAAAGTAGTAGAAGAGTGGCCTCCACGGAATGATGGTTCACTCACTACCTCGCTAGGGAGGCAAAGCTGTAACCAACATAAGAGTCCATGGGAAGGCGGCACAACGGAGCACATCGCATGCCATTCCTCTGGGTACCAAGGCCAATATTCGCAAGAGTGGCTTCTATGGAATTATGGTTTGCTCACTACCTTGCTACGGTGGCAAAAAGATTTCCGCTTTTTCAGTAACCAACATGAAAGTCCATGGGAAGGTGGCAAAACAGAGCACATCGCATGCCATTCCTCTGGGTACCAAGGCCACTATTCGCAAGAGTGGCCTCCATGGAATTACGGTTCGCTCACTACCTCACTAGGGAAGCAAAAAGATTTCCACTTTTGCAGTAGTCAACGTGAAAGTCCATGGGAAGGCGGCAAAACAGAGCATCAGGACAAAATGATTGGGATAATCACTTGTTTGGTTTGTGGCAAGGAAGGACATTACAGTTGTGACTGCCCTTTCAAGGATCAGGAGCACAAAGTCATTTGCACACTCTGTAGCAAAAATGGTCACTGTAGCATGTGGTGTTGCCAGCAGAACAAGTCGGAGAGTCGCGCCTGCACCCGCTGTGGAGAGATAGGGCATAGTGCTAGTACACATGGCCTCGGTTGCTCAAGCTGTGACGAATATCATCTGGATGGAGAGTGCCGACTGAGCGAAGTTAAATGCTTTATTTGTGAATGTCAGGATCATTATCTTGCTCAGTGCCCCTTGAACTTCCAAGGTGCTCTGCGCCTTGCACTATCAAAACGAGGCAGCACATCATCTACACCTGCCAAGTGTTCTGCAAAATCAGAAGGAAAAGTACTTAGAGCCGATGGGTCTAGTCCAGTTTGCTTTACATGCCGTGAAGAAGGTCACTTTGCCTTTCAATGTCCTCAGAACAGCCCCAGCCTGTCCGAAGAATTTGAAGAGAGCAGCACTATATCTACTGCCGTCAACCTGTCCAAAGAAGTAGAAGACCAGGACCCTGGTACTGCCAAACAATCATCAGAAATGAAGCCGATATTGTATGATCGATGTTGCCCCTCAAAAGCAAAAGTACTGAACCCCAACAAGTCTAGTCCAATAGTTAGAACatgtaaaacaaaaacagaaggggAGAAAAGGATGTGCTTTACATGCCGTGAAGATGGTCACTATGCCCGTATGTGTCCGCAGAGGTTCGGAGCTATATCTGGCAACACGTCAAAAGAAGTAGAAGAGAGCAGCACTATAGCTACATCCTCCGACATGTCCAAAGTATTGGAAGAACAGGACCCTGGTACTGCTGAACATTCATCAGAAATGAAGTGGGTTCTTCGATGTGTTAGCTGTGGTCAGGAAGGGCACAGGGCCAGGAGCTGTCCAACACGAGTGTTTATATGCTCCTTATGCAATGAAGAAGGCCACAAAGCCAAGAAATGCCCTCAGAAGCGCCAGAAGCGTTAA
- the LOC119307298 gene encoding uncharacterized protein LOC119307298 encodes MDGPAYATSLIRGPGSCTHRVAISIYTRNSDPSACGVRVRFRTLATARGDEIYQVSSAASPTERPASVPASGAATHNASGAALPWPPSASEQHSEMVHAPAGHDDRGLAEMVVHAPARAPPPHRRIASEPGEISPPEQRHRPLPPQKAPAVRAGDYHYLVATTHRGYFL; translated from the exons ATGGACGGTCCGGCTTACGCCACGTCACTGATCCGAGGACCAGGCAGCTGCACCCACCGTGTCGCCATCTCTATATATACAAGAAATAGTGACCCATCCGCGTGCGGGGTGCGCGTGCGATTTAGGACTTTGGCGACGGCGAGAGGCGATGAGATATATCAGGTGTCGAGCGCCGCATCACCGACGGAGAGGCCGGCGTCCGTGCCCGCATCGGGAGCCGCCACACACAACGCGTCCGGGGCAGCTTTGCCTTGGCCTCCGTCGGCGTCTGAG CAACACTCTGAGATGGTCCACGCTCCCGCCGGCCATGACGACCGAGGACTGGCCGAGATGGTGGTCCACGCTCCCGCCAGAGCTCCTCCGCCTCATCGCCGAATCGCCTCGGAGCCAGGGGAAATTTCTCCTCCTGAACAGCGACACCGGCCGCTTCCTCCACAAAAAGCTCCCGCTGTTCGGGCCGGCGACTACCACTACCTGGTGGCAACCACTCACCGCGGCTACTTTCTGTAA
- the LOC119307295 gene encoding uncharacterized protein LOC119307295 isoform X2, whose translation MKGLREGDPICISDSEVQMETNGLSLKTQEIESKRKWETAADLSRRFCSNQHESPWEGGTAKHIACHSSGYQGHSSQEWPPWNDGSLTTTLGEVLTPDKSSPIFIACKTKNPRKRRICFTCREEGHYDRQCPQKLRAKSANLSKVVEEWPPRNDGSLTTSLGRQSCNQHKSPWEGGTTEHIACHSSGYQGQYSQEWLLWNYGLLTTLLRWQKDFRFFSNQHESPWEGGKTEHIACHSSGYQGHYSQEWPPWNYGSLTTSLGKQKDFHFCSSQRESPWEGGKTEHQDKMIGIITCLVCGKEGHYSCDCPFKDQEHKVICTLCSKNGHCSMWCCQQNKSESRACTRCGEIGHSASTHGLGCSSCDEYHLDGECRLSEVKCFICECQDHYLAQCPLNFQGALRLALSKRGSTSSTPAKCSAKSEGKVLRADGSSPVCFTCREEGHFAFQCPQNSPSLSEEFEESSTISTAVNLSKEVEDQDPGTAKQSSEMKPILYDRCCPSKAKVLNPNKSSPIVRTCKTKTEGEKRMCFTCREDGHYARMCPQRFGAISGNTSKEVEESSTIATSSDMSKVLEEQDPGTAEHSSEMKWVLRCVSCGQEGHRARSCPTRVFICSLCNEEGHKAKKCPQKRQKR comes from the exons ATGAAAGGTTTGAGGGAAGGCGATCCGATATGCATCAGTGACAGCGAAG TTCAAATGGAAACCAATGGATTGTCTCTCAAGACTCAGGAAATCGAgtcaaaaagaaagtgggagacagCCGCAGACCTCAGCCGCCGCTTTTGCAGTAACCAACATGAAAGCCCATGGGAAGGCGGTACAGCGAAGCACATCGCATGCCATTCCTCTGGGTACCAAGGCCACTCTTCGCAAGAGTGGCCTCCATGGAATGATGGTTCACTCACTACCACGCTAGGAGAAGTACTGACCCCCGACAAGTCTAGTCCAATATTCATAGCATGTAAAACAAAAAACCCAAGGAAGAGAAGGATATGCTTTACATGTCGTGAAGAAGGTCACTATGACCGTCAGTGTCCTCAAAAGTTAAGAGCTAAGTCTGCCAACCTGTCAAAAGTAGTAGAAGAGTGGCCTCCACGGAATGATGGTTCACTCACTACCTCGCTAGGGAGGCAAAGCTGTAACCAACATAAGAGTCCATGGGAAGGCGGCACAACGGAGCACATCGCATGCCATTCCTCTGGGTACCAAGGCCAATATTCGCAAGAGTGGCTTCTATGGAATTATGGTTTGCTCACTACCTTGCTACGGTGGCAAAAAGATTTCCGCTTTTTCAGTAACCAACATGAAAGTCCATGGGAAGGTGGCAAAACAGAGCACATCGCATGCCATTCCTCTGGGTACCAAGGCCACTATTCGCAAGAGTGGCCTCCATGGAATTACGGTTCGCTCACTACCTCACTAGGGAAGCAAAAAGATTTCCACTTTTGCAGTAGTCAACGTGAAAGTCCATGGGAAGGCGGCAAAACAGAGCATCAGGACAAAATGATTGGGATAATCACTTGTTTGGTTTGTGGCAAGGAAGGACATTACAGTTGTGACTGCCCTTTCAAGGATCAGGAGCACAAAGTCATTTGCACACTCTGTAGCAAAAATGGTCACTGTAGCATGTGGTGTTGCCAGCAGAACAAGTCGGAGAGTCGCGCCTGCACCCGCTGTGGAGAGATAGGGCATAGTGCTAGTACACATGGCCTCGGTTGCTCAAGCTGTGACGAATATCATCTGGATGGAGAGTGCCGACTGAGCGAAGTTAAATGCTTTATTTGTGAATGTCAGGATCATTATCTTGCTCAGTGCCCCTTGAACTTCCAAGGTGCTCTGCGCCTTGCACTATCAAAACGAGGCAGCACATCATCTACACCTGCCAAGTGTTCTGCAAAATCAGAAGGAAAAGTACTTAGAGCCGATGGGTCTAGTCCAGTTTGCTTTACATGCCGTGAAGAAGGTCACTTTGCCTTTCAATGTCCTCAGAACAGCCCCAGCCTGTCCGAAGAATTTGAAGAGAGCAGCACTATATCTACTGCCGTCAACCTGTCCAAAGAAGTAGAAGACCAGGACCCTGGTACTGCCAAACAATCATCAGAAATGAAGCCGATATTGTATGATCGATGTTGCCCCTCAAAAGCAAAAGTACTGAACCCCAACAAGTCTAGTCCAATAGTTAGAACatgtaaaacaaaaacagaaggggAGAAAAGGATGTGCTTTACATGCCGTGAAGATGGTCACTATGCCCGTATGTGTCCGCAGAGGTTCGGAGCTATATCTGGCAACACGTCAAAAGAAGTAGAAGAGAGCAGCACTATAGCTACATCCTCCGACATGTCCAAAGTATTGGAAGAACAGGACCCTGGTACTGCTGAACATTCATCAGAAATGAAGTGGGTTCTTCGATGTGTTAGCTGTGGTCAGGAAGGGCACAGGGCCAGGAGCTGTCCAACACGAGTGTTTATATGCTCCTTATGCAATGAAGAAGGCCACAAAGCCAAGAAATGCCCTCAGAAGCGCCAGAAGCGTTAA